The following coding sequences are from one Polyodon spathula isolate WHYD16114869_AA chromosome 45, ASM1765450v1, whole genome shotgun sequence window:
- the thap7 gene encoding THAP domain-containing protein 7 codes for LARSGGEGRGSSFFFFSRRGRWSERAAILVRSAQLGKGCRDRLAAGCKSRDTRETRRGGTTFHRLPKRGNPRRTLWLLSCRRTDPQGNGMWDPQSQFIYFCSKHFSKDCFELVGTSGYHRLKDEALPTIFEPFSKLRRAARSKRASKRRGEERDTPAWLPQRGSAIEPLSTQSQGYEPPPRSRGRPPPRLHPRPGLVLGRPPAGATPPAPISSWGPPPRSRPRPRTSLLPEDEEGEGEGEEPARPASPSIYMARLPPPPGSYIAREHSYGVQSPLCWRARAEAAREGLERAHRQLAAARRRELRLRHRLAVLLQERRSGGKEEGGEPDPGLPRDPQTSVGRGQTGGEGPGDPGPKPPPISGGLDAEAASAGVLDELVSDSRRRRAVH; via the exons GATGCCGAGACAGGCTAGCTGCGGGGTGCAAATCCAGAGACACCCGAGAAACCAGGAGAGGAGGAACAACCTTccacag GTTACCGAAGCGTGGTAATCCACGGCGCACACTGTGGCTCTTGAGCTGTCGTCGCACGGACCCTCAGGGGAACGGCATGTGGGATCCACAGTCCCAGTTCATCTACTTCTGCTCCAAACACTTCAGCAAGGACTGCTTCGAGCTGGTGGGGACCAG tggatACCACAGACTGAAGGACGAAGCCCTGCCCACAATCTTTGAACCATTCTCCAAACTGAGACGAGCAGCCCGCAGCAAGAGAGCaagcaagaggagaggagaggagagagacacacCAGCCTGGCTACcacagagagg CTCAGCAATAGAGCCTCTCTCAACCCAGAGCCAGGGGTAtg AGCCCCCGCCCCGGTCTCGGGGTCGTCCCCCTCCCCGGCTACACCCCCGCCCCGGTCTCGTCTTGGGTCGTCCCCCTGCGGGGGCTACGCCCCCCGCCCCAATCTCGTCTTGGGGTCCCCCTCCTCGGTCGCGCCCCCGACCCAGAACGAGCTTGCTGCCAGAAgatgaggagggggagggggagggggaggagcctGCCCGTCCAGCCTCTCCCTCGATCTACATGGCCCGCCTGCCCCCCCCTCCCGGCTCCTACATCGCCCGGGAGCACAGCTACGGGGTGCAGAGCCCACTGTGCTGGAGAGCCCGTGCCGAGGCGGCCCGCGAGGGGCTGGAACGAGCCCACAGGCAGCTGGCAGCCGCCCGCCGCAGGGAGCTGAGGCTCCGACACAGGCTGGCCGTGCTGCTGCAGGAGAGGCGGAGCGgggggaaggaggagggaggggagc CCGACCCGGGGCTTCCTCGCGACCCCCAAACTTCTGTGGGGAGGGGCCAGACTGGGGGGGAGGGGCCGGGAGACCCCGGCCCGAAGCCCCCCCCGATCTCGGGGGGGCTAGACGCTGAAGCAGCATCTGCAGGTGTTTTAGACGAGCTCGTCAGTGACTCTCGTCGACGTCGAGCAGTCCACTGA